One Pelecanus crispus isolate bPelCri1 chromosome 14, bPelCri1.pri, whole genome shotgun sequence genomic window carries:
- the ADRM1 gene encoding proteasomal ubiquitin receptor ADRM1 isoform X1: MSSGALFPSLVPGSRGSSSKYLVEFRAGKMSLKGSTVTPDKRKGLVYIQQTDDSLIHFCWKDRTSGNVEDDLIIFPDDCEFKRVPQCTTGRVYVLKFKAGSKRLFFWMQEPKTDKDEEHCRKVNEYLNNPPMPGALGGNASGGHELSALGGEGGLQSLLGNMSHNQLMQLIGPTGLGGLGGLGALTGPGLASLLGSGGPPTSSSSSSSRSQSAAVTPSSTTSSTRVTPAPSVPAAASVTSPSPVPSSGNGTSSATSPTQPIQLSDLQNILATMNVPSGAGGQQVDLATVLTPEIMAPILANAEVQERLMPYLPSGESLPQTAEEIQNTLTSPQFQQALSMFSAALASGQLGPLMSQFGLPAEAVDAANKGDVEAFAKAMQNSVKSDQKEGDSKDKKDEEEDMSLD, from the exons ATGTCTTCAGGTGCGTTATTTCCAAGCCTGGTGCCGGGCTCCCGTGGCTCGTCGAGCAAATACCTGGTGGAATTTCGGGCAGGGAAGATGTCCCTGAAAGGCAGCACTGTGACCCCAGACAAGAGAAAAGGCCTTGTGTACATCCAGCAGACTGATGACTCCCTCATTCACTTCTGCTGGAAGGACAGGACTTCGGGCAACGTCGAAGAT GACttgattatttttcctgatGACTGTGAATTCAAGAGGGTACCTCAGTGCACTACTGGCCGTGTGTATGTATTGAAGTTCAAGGCAGGATCAAAACGACTCTTCTTCTGGATGCAG GAGCCGAAGACAGACAAGGATGAAGAACACTGCCGTAAAGTGAACGAGTATCTCAACAATCCACCAATGCCTGGTGCTTTGGGTGGAAATGCAAGCGGAGGCCACGAGCTCTCGGCACTAGGAG gTGAGGGTGGCTTGCAAAGCCTTCTTGGAAACATGAGCCATAACCAGCTCATGCAGCTGATCGGACCAACGGGCTTAGGAGGACTTG GTGGGCTGGGTGCGCTGACGGGTCCTGGGCTGGCCAGTCTGCTTGGAAGTGGGGGACCCCCGACAAGCAGCTCATCATCGAG CTCTCGCAGCCAGTCAGCTGCTGTGACGCCATCTTCCACGACTTCTTCTACCCGTGTAACGCCTGCCCCGTCCGTTCCTGCGGCTGCGTCTGTGACCAGTCCAAGCCCCGTACCGAGTTCGGGTAATGGAACCAGCTCAGCCACGAGCCCAACCCAGCCCATTCAATTGAGTGACCTTCAGAACATTTTAGCCACTATGAATGTGCCAtctggagcaggaggacagCAAG ttGACCTGGCAACTGTTCTGACTCCCGAGATAATGGCTCCCATCCTGGCCAACGCTGAAGTTCAAGAACGGTTGATGCCTTACCTTCCCTCAGGGGAATCTCTGCCGCAGACTGCAGAAGAGATTCAGAATACCCTGACGTCTCCTCAGTTTCAGCAG GCATTGAGCATGTTCAGTGCTGCCTTAGCTTCAGGACAGCTTGGCCCACTAATGAGTCAGTTTGGCTTACCCGCAGAGGCAGTAGATGCAGCAAATAAAGGAG
- the ADRM1 gene encoding proteasomal ubiquitin receptor ADRM1 isoform X3, producing the protein MSSGALFPSLVPGSRGSSSKYLVEFRAGKMSLKGSTVTPDKRKGLVYIQQTDDSLIHFCWKDRTSGNVEDEPKTDKDEEHCRKVNEYLNNPPMPGALGGNASGGHELSALGGEGGLQSLLGNMSHNQLMQLIGPTGLGGLGGLGALTGPGLASLLGSGGPPTSSSSSSSRSQSAAVTPSSTTSSTRVTPAPSVPAAASVTSPSPVPSSGNGTSSATSPTQPIQLSDLQNILATMNVPSGAGGQQVDLATVLTPEIMAPILANAEVQERLMPYLPSGESLPQTAEEIQNTLTSPQFQQALSMFSAALASGQLGPLMSQFGLPAEAVDAANKGDVEAFAKAMQNSVKSDQKEGDSKDKKDEEEDMSLD; encoded by the exons ATGTCTTCAGGTGCGTTATTTCCAAGCCTGGTGCCGGGCTCCCGTGGCTCGTCGAGCAAATACCTGGTGGAATTTCGGGCAGGGAAGATGTCCCTGAAAGGCAGCACTGTGACCCCAGACAAGAGAAAAGGCCTTGTGTACATCCAGCAGACTGATGACTCCCTCATTCACTTCTGCTGGAAGGACAGGACTTCGGGCAACGTCGAAGAT GAGCCGAAGACAGACAAGGATGAAGAACACTGCCGTAAAGTGAACGAGTATCTCAACAATCCACCAATGCCTGGTGCTTTGGGTGGAAATGCAAGCGGAGGCCACGAGCTCTCGGCACTAGGAG gTGAGGGTGGCTTGCAAAGCCTTCTTGGAAACATGAGCCATAACCAGCTCATGCAGCTGATCGGACCAACGGGCTTAGGAGGACTTG GTGGGCTGGGTGCGCTGACGGGTCCTGGGCTGGCCAGTCTGCTTGGAAGTGGGGGACCCCCGACAAGCAGCTCATCATCGAG CTCTCGCAGCCAGTCAGCTGCTGTGACGCCATCTTCCACGACTTCTTCTACCCGTGTAACGCCTGCCCCGTCCGTTCCTGCGGCTGCGTCTGTGACCAGTCCAAGCCCCGTACCGAGTTCGGGTAATGGAACCAGCTCAGCCACGAGCCCAACCCAGCCCATTCAATTGAGTGACCTTCAGAACATTTTAGCCACTATGAATGTGCCAtctggagcaggaggacagCAAG ttGACCTGGCAACTGTTCTGACTCCCGAGATAATGGCTCCCATCCTGGCCAACGCTGAAGTTCAAGAACGGTTGATGCCTTACCTTCCCTCAGGGGAATCTCTGCCGCAGACTGCAGAAGAGATTCAGAATACCCTGACGTCTCCTCAGTTTCAGCAG GCATTGAGCATGTTCAGTGCTGCCTTAGCTTCAGGACAGCTTGGCCCACTAATGAGTCAGTTTGGCTTACCCGCAGAGGCAGTAGATGCAGCAAATAAAGGAG
- the ADRM1 gene encoding proteasomal ubiquitin receptor ADRM1 isoform X2 — MSSGALFPSLVPGSRGSSSKYLVEFRAGKMSLKGSTVTPDKRKGLVYIQQTDDSLIHFCWKDRTSGNVEDDLIIFPDDCEFKRVPQCTTGRVYVLKFKAGSKRLFFWMQEPKTDKDEEHCRKVNEYLNNPPMPGALGGNASGGHELSALGGEGGLQSLLGNMSHNQLMQLIGPTGLGGLGGLGALTGPGLASLLGSGGPPTSSSSSSSRSQSAAVTPSSTTSSTRVTPAPSVPAAASVTSPSPVPSSGNGTSSATSPTQPIQLSDLQNILATMNVPSGAGGQQVDLATVLTPEIMAPILANAEVQERLMPYLPSGESLPQTAEEIQNTLTSPQFQQALSMFSAALASGQLGPLMSQFGLPAEAVDAANKGVELLTVQFGCF, encoded by the exons ATGTCTTCAGGTGCGTTATTTCCAAGCCTGGTGCCGGGCTCCCGTGGCTCGTCGAGCAAATACCTGGTGGAATTTCGGGCAGGGAAGATGTCCCTGAAAGGCAGCACTGTGACCCCAGACAAGAGAAAAGGCCTTGTGTACATCCAGCAGACTGATGACTCCCTCATTCACTTCTGCTGGAAGGACAGGACTTCGGGCAACGTCGAAGAT GACttgattatttttcctgatGACTGTGAATTCAAGAGGGTACCTCAGTGCACTACTGGCCGTGTGTATGTATTGAAGTTCAAGGCAGGATCAAAACGACTCTTCTTCTGGATGCAG GAGCCGAAGACAGACAAGGATGAAGAACACTGCCGTAAAGTGAACGAGTATCTCAACAATCCACCAATGCCTGGTGCTTTGGGTGGAAATGCAAGCGGAGGCCACGAGCTCTCGGCACTAGGAG gTGAGGGTGGCTTGCAAAGCCTTCTTGGAAACATGAGCCATAACCAGCTCATGCAGCTGATCGGACCAACGGGCTTAGGAGGACTTG GTGGGCTGGGTGCGCTGACGGGTCCTGGGCTGGCCAGTCTGCTTGGAAGTGGGGGACCCCCGACAAGCAGCTCATCATCGAG CTCTCGCAGCCAGTCAGCTGCTGTGACGCCATCTTCCACGACTTCTTCTACCCGTGTAACGCCTGCCCCGTCCGTTCCTGCGGCTGCGTCTGTGACCAGTCCAAGCCCCGTACCGAGTTCGGGTAATGGAACCAGCTCAGCCACGAGCCCAACCCAGCCCATTCAATTGAGTGACCTTCAGAACATTTTAGCCACTATGAATGTGCCAtctggagcaggaggacagCAAG ttGACCTGGCAACTGTTCTGACTCCCGAGATAATGGCTCCCATCCTGGCCAACGCTGAAGTTCAAGAACGGTTGATGCCTTACCTTCCCTCAGGGGAATCTCTGCCGCAGACTGCAGAAGAGATTCAGAATACCCTGACGTCTCCTCAGTTTCAGCAG GCATTGAGCATGTTCAGTGCTGCCTTAGCTTCAGGACAGCTTGGCCCACTAATGAGTCAGTTTGGCTTACCCGCAGAGGCAGTAGATGCAGCAAATAAAGGAG